The proteins below come from a single Metarhizium brunneum chromosome 1, complete sequence genomic window:
- the DNJC7 gene encoding DnaJ subfamily C member 7, whose translation MKFFGGSKKQSSTSTSSSRKHTPSSSVDDRDFLQHQTHPHSEPASPTKGSSNNKSPSKRSSRPVSYREPKDPAPEKSSSSSSSTPRHARLSRHSTEPSSTSSSRRSKFDPDTHPLNLPPEERRRLSKLSNSTMSDHMDIDREPVNGASSPASQPQSNPSAQANFSVPIPNGTHHNDAPAPPPHRSNPSSPVPTALDDAEAYKAAGNRFFKDKNYTKAIEQYSKAVDLFPDSPTYLSNRAAARMSNGQYAAALEDCSRAADLDPQNSKILLRLARIYTFLGRPEEAMTTFGRITPAPSAKDMAPTKEMMYHVDTAKHILKQGTGVTMALHAIDQAERGLGPGVLKPRKWQLLRGDAHLLVGRENNLGEAQGIAMALLRNNAQDPEALVLRGRVFYGQGDNTKAIQSFRMALTCDPDYRDAVKWLKTVQRLDRMKEEGNVEFKAGRFQAAIEKYSEALQVDPNNHSINAKLLQNRAQCKIKLKQYNEAIADAEKAVSLDPSYLKAKKTKANALGQAGNWEESVREWKAIQEADPEDRTIPKEIRRAELELKKSLRKDYYKILGVEKDCGPDDVKKAYRKMAIKLHPDKNLDDPDAEAKFKDLSEAYETLSDPQKKAAYDNGDDLMDPADMFGGGGMGGIDPEILFSMMGNQGGFGGGGFRSAGGFPGAAGGFPGGAQFNFANAGGGRSRGESEEEEEEQEAVQWDTDASDSRDANVPEDHATAKEELMHEYQQRRDARNNLVDTLRQYGMLVLAAVVLLPPHLAVAAVFCMLLVYMLMRYVRPSSRTATKPTG comes from the exons ATGAAGTTCTTTGGCGGGAGCAAAAAGCAATCGTccacctcgacctcgtcgtcaaggaaGCATACGCCTAGTTCTAGCGTTGACGACCGCGACTTCTtgcagcaccagacgcaCCCACACTCGGAGCCTGCGTCGCCCACAAAGGGCTCGTCCAACAATAAGTCCCCCTCCAAAAGAAGCTCACGGCCAGTCTCGTACCGGGAACCCAAGGACCCTGCTCCTGAaaagtcgtcgtcctcctcctcctctacACCCCGCCACGCGAGACTTTCTCGACACTCTACTGAGCCGTCGTCTACTTCGTCCTCGCGGCGCAGTAAATTTGACCCCGACACGCATCCTCTCAACTTGCCACCCGAGGAGCGGCGTCGCCTGTCCAAGTTGTCCAATTCCACCATGAGCGATCACATGGACATTGACCGGGAGCCGGTCAACGGCGCCTCGTCGCCTGCCTCGCAGCCGCAGAGTAACCCTTCGGCCCAGGCGAACTTCTCGGTTCCTATCCCAAATGGAACCCATCACAATGAtgctcctgcgccgccaCCACACAGATCTAACCCTTCCAGTCCGGTACCGACGGCTCTAGACGACGCCGAAGCCTACAAGGCTGCGGGCAACAGGTTTTTCAAGGACAAGAATTACACAAAGGCTATTGAACAATACTCCAAAG CCGTCGATCTGTTCCCTGACTCACCCACTTATCTGAGCAATCGTGCCGCCGCTCGCATGTCCAATGGCCAGTATGCGGCTGCCCTCGAAGACTGTAGTCGCGCTGCCGACCTCGACCCCCAAAACTCCAAGATTCTGCTACGGCTTGCTCGTATCTACACTTTTCTGGGTCGCCCCGAGGAGGCCATGACAACCTTTGGTCGCATCACGCCCGCGCCATccgccaaggacatggcTCCGACCAAAGAGATGATGTACCACGTTGACACAGCCAAGCACATTCTAAAGCAAGGTACTGGTGTTACAATGGCTCTCCATGCTATAGACCAGGCGGAGCGCGGGCTGGGACCTGGTGTCCTGAAGCCTCGCAAGTGGCAGCTCCTTCGCGGCGATGCCCATTTGCTTGTTGGCCGCGAGAATAATTTGGGTGAAGCACAAGGCATCGCGATGGCTCTGTTACGAAACAATGCTCAAGACCCTGAGGCTCTAGTACTCCGCGGCCGAGTTTTCTATGGCCAGGGCGacaacaccaaggccattcaGTCATTCCGGATGGCCCTCACCTGCGACCCAGATTATCGTGATGCCGTCAAGTGGCTCAAAACAGTGCAGAGGCTAGACCGTATGAAGGAGGAAGGTAATGTCGAGTTCAAGGCTGGTCGATTCCAAGCCGCCATCGAAAAGTACAGCGAAGCTCTTCAGGTTGATCCCAACAACCACAGCATTAATGCCAAGCTTCTCCAGAACCGCGCTCAGTGCAAGATTAAGCTCAAGCAATACAACGAGGCAATCGCCGATGCTGAAAAGGCCGTCAGCCTTGACCCGAGTTACCTCAAAGCcaaaaagaccaaggccaacgcACTTGGTCAGGCTGGAAACTGGGAGGAGTCTGTTCGGGAGTGGAAGGCGATTCAGGAGGCTGACCCTGAAGACCGCACTATTCCCAAAGAGATTCGCAGAGCCGAACttgagctgaagaagagccTACGGAAGGACTACTACAAGATTTTGGGTGTAGAAAAGGACTGCGGGCCGGATGATGTCAAAAAGGCCTACCGTAAGATGGCCATCAAGCTCCACCCTGACAAGAACCTGGACGATCCAgatgccgaggccaagttcaaggacCTGTCAGAAGCCTATGAAACCTTGAGTGATCCTCA GAAAAAAGCTGCCTATGACAATGGCGACGATCTCATGGACCCTGCAGACATGttcggtggcggcggcatgggtGGAATTGACCCCGAGATTCTGTTTAGTATGATGGGCAACCAGGGAGGTTTTGGTGGAGGCGGCTTCCGATCCGCCGGAGGGTTCCCTGGAGCTGCAGGAGGCTTCCCAGGTGGTGCTCAGTTCAACTTTGCCAACGCCGGCGGTGGCCGATCCCGGGGCG AgagtgaggaggaggaggaagagcagGAGGCAGTTCAGTGGGACACAGACGCCAGCGATTCTCGGGACGCGAATGTCCCTGAGGATCATGCCACAGCCAAAGAAGAGCTTATGCATGAGTATCAGCAACGCCGCGACGCCCGCAACAATCTAGTTGATACACTACGTCAGTATGGCATGCTGGTTCTGGCGGCCGTGGTTTTGTTGCCGCCACaccttgccgttgccgctgtTTTCTGCATGTTACTGGTGTATATGTTGATGAGATATGTTCGGCCAAGTAGCCGCACGGCGACGAAACCAACTGGATAG